A region of the Blattabacterium cuenoti genome:
GAGATTAAATCCTTATTCTGAAAAAAAATATTTCCTTTAGTTATATGATATTCTTTTTTTCCAGCGATAACAGAAGCTAGTGTACTTTTTCCAGAACCATTAGGTCCCATAATAACATGAATTTCTCCTGGATTAACTTGAAAATCAATCCCTTTAAGAACTTCTTTTCCCTCTATAAAAACATGTAAATCATTTATAATTAACATATTAAAAATTTAATTTTTAAAAAAAAATTCAAATTAACTATCCAACAGATCCTTCCAAGGAAACTTCTAAAAGTTGTTGAGCTTCTACCGCAAATTCCATTGGCAGTTTTTTCAAAATTTCACTACTAAAACCATGAACGATAAGAAAAATGGCTTTTTCTGTATCAATTCCGCGTTGATTACAATAAAAGATTTGATCTCTTCCAATTTTTGAAGTAGTCGCTTCATGTTCTACTTGAGAGGTAGAATTATATACATGTATATAAGGAAAAGTATGCGCTCCGCATTCATTTCCTATTAATAAAGAATCACATTGGGAAAAGTTACGTGATTTGACGGCTTTAGGAGATATCTTCACTAATCCTCTGTAATTATTTTGAGCTTTTCCAGCAGAAATTCCCTTTGAAATAATAACACTTTTTGTTTTTTTCCCCAGATGAATCATCTTAGTTCCCGTATCCGCTTGTTGAAAATTTTTTGTTAAAGCTAAAGAGTAGAATTCTCCAATAGAAAAATCTCCTTTCAAAACACAAGATGGATATTTCCAAGTAATAGATGACCCAGTTTCTACTTGTATCCAAGATATTTTAGCTCTTTCTTCACATAATCCACGTTTTGTAACAAAATTCAAAACTCCTCCTTGTCCTTTTTTATCACCAGGAAACCAATTCTGAACGGTAGAATATTTAATTTCAGATCTTTCCAAAGCAACTATTTCTACAACAGCAGCATGTAATTGATTTTCATCTCTTTGTGGGGCGGTGCATCCTTCTAAGTAACTAACAAAAGATCCTTTATCTGCAATAATTAAAGTTCTTTCAAATTGACCGGTTCTATTTTCATTAATACGAAAATAGGTAGATAATTCCATAGGACAGCGAATTCCTTTTGGAATATAACAAAAAGAACCATCTGAAAAAACAGCTGAATTAAGAGCTGCATAAAAATTATCTTCCCTTGAAACTACCGATCCTAAATATTTTTTTACAATGTCTGGATAGTTTTTCAAAG
Encoded here:
- the sufB gene encoding Fe-S cluster assembly protein SufB — encoded protein: MKKNKKILEVFTSSEYKYGFYTPIESDKIPVGLSKNVIQKISEKKEEPTWMLDWRLEAYSIWKKMKEPTWANIKYDKLNFQDISYYSAPKKKINLNDLDQVDPELLNTFNKLGIPLEEKKHISEIATDIVLDSVSLATTFQEKLKGQGILFCSISDALKNYPDIVKKYLGSVVSREDNFYAALNSAVFSDGSFCYIPKGIRCPMELSTYFRINENRTGQFERTLIIADKGSFVSYLEGCTAPQRDENQLHAAVVEIVALERSEIKYSTVQNWFPGDKKGQGGVLNFVTKRGLCEERAKISWIQVETGSSITWKYPSCVLKGDFSIGEFYSLALTKNFQQADTGTKMIHLGKKTKSVIISKGISAGKAQNNYRGLVKISPKAVKSRNFSQCDSLLIGNECGAHTFPYIHVYNSTSQVEHEATTSKIGRDQIFYCNQRGIDTEKAIFLIVHGFSSEILKKLPMEFAVEAQQLLEVSLEGSVG